From the genome of Deinococcus aerius, one region includes:
- a CDS encoding DinB family protein — MTGQADEAALLGPAPQALERLLEGGGACVPPGRALDGLSADLACRRVEGAPHTVAEIVAHMQFWQAFSAALVRGEGPALPEHAAGGWPAVGPGDWDTVRRAFLSGLAEAKRLARGEDLSRQVDGQKTVGYELTVNALHNAVHLGQVILLRRMLGAWPPPGGGETW, encoded by the coding sequence ATGACCGGGCAAGCGGATGAAGCGGCGTTGTTGGGTCCAGCGCCCCAGGCTCTCGAACGGCTGCTGGAGGGCGGCGGGGCTTGCGTGCCGCCGGGCCGCGCCCTGGACGGGCTGAGCGCCGACCTGGCCTGCCGCCGCGTCGAGGGGGCGCCGCATACGGTTGCCGAGATCGTCGCGCACATGCAGTTCTGGCAGGCGTTCAGCGCGGCTCTGGTCCGCGGTGAGGGGCCAGCCCTGCCCGAACACGCCGCCGGGGGCTGGCCTGCCGTGGGCCCGGGGGACTGGGACACCGTCCGCCGGGCCTTCCTGTCCGGGCTGGCGGAGGCGAAACGCCTGGCGCGCGGGGAGGACCTGTCGCGCCAGGTGGACGGGCAGAAGACGGTGGGCTATGAGCTGACGGTCAACGCCCTGCACAACGCTGTTCACCTCGGGCAAGTGATCCTGCTGCGCCGAATGCTGGGGGCCTGGCCTCCTCCCGGTGGGGGGGAGACCTGGTGA